Part of the Vulpes vulpes isolate BD-2025 chromosome 13, VulVul3, whole genome shotgun sequence genome, tgggtgagcatctgccttcagcccagggtgtgatcctggagtcccgggatcgagtcccacatcaggctccctgcatggagcctgcttctccctctgcctgtgtctctctgtctctctctctgtgtctctcatgaataaataggatcTTACAAAAAAGAGCACGTCTGCACGTTGGGTGTCACAAGTCCCAGTGCTGCTCGCCAACCACTTGCAGACCTAAGGCTCTCCGAGCCCACACTGGGTTTCACTCCACAGTTTGAGAATCGCTGTGTTCTCTTCTCACATTTGTGCATGTCaatgagaaagggaagaggggacaggagagagagacatCATGGTAACTATTTCCTACAGGACACATACGTTGTgtgaatggatgagtggatggatggatggaataatggataaatagatgaatgataGATGGGTGGGTACAGGGCTGGCTggctgtgggtgggtgggtggatgcaTGGACAGatggaagatggatggatggatggatggatggatggagggactAGTAACTGATGGATGGGTGGATTACGTAGGTGTAGGTGTTCACTACTCTGGAACTTACACCTGATGCCATCATGGAGCTCAAGGGCTTAGACCCACAAGCTCAGGctacacaagcaggaggagcagtgaGCAGTGACACAGCAGAGGCGAGAACCTCGGATAGAACATgagcacagggacacctggggggctcagtagctgagcgtctgccttcagcccagggcgtgaccccggggtttcggaatcaagtcccacgtcggggcccccacagggagcctgcttctccctctgcctgtgtctctacccctctctctgtgtctctcgtgaataagtaaataaaatattaaagaaaaaaagaccatgagCAGCACTAACACTGTCTAGAACCCCAGAGGGAGCTTTCCTCACATGGAGAGAACAAACCCCCACAGGGTACCCAGTTCTCGGGTTCTCTGGGCCCTGCTGTTCTGGGGTTCCATGCTCTGCAAGCCCACACTGCTAAGAGCCTGCTCTCTTGGAGCTCCGAGGTCCCCAAGGCTGctgtggctctgtggctctgtgtCCACGCCCTCCACTTCACGAAGGGACACAGTCCTCACTCTGAGAGCTTCTCCTCCATCACCAGGTCCCCTGAGTCCCGGTGCCTCTCAGGGATGCAGCCAGGGAAACTGATATGCAGGGCCCACGCCAGACCTCTGCTGGTGCTGGGTGCTGGTGCTGATGTTAGGTGctgtgttggtgctggtgctagGTGTTGGTGTTGGTGCTAGGTGTTGGTGCTAGGTGCTGATACTGGTGTTGGTGCTAGGTGTTGGTGCTAGGTGCTGGTACCGGTGTTGGTGCTAGGTGTTGGTGCTGGAGCTAGCTGTTGGTGTtaggtgctggtgctggagctagGTACTGGTGCTAGTTGCTAGGTCCTGGTGCTAGGTGTTGGTGCTGGAGCTAGGTGTTGGTGTTAGGTGCTGGTGCTAGGTGCTAGGTCCTGGTGCTAGGTGTTGGTGCTGGAGCTAGGTGTTGGTGTTAGGTGCTGGTGCTAGGTGCTGGTACTGGTGTTGGTGCTAGGTGCCGGTGccagtgctggtgctggtgctaggTGTTGGTGTTAGGTGCCGGTGCTAGGTGCTAGGTCCTGGTGCTAGGTGTTGGTGTTAGGTGCTGGTGCTAGGTGTTAGTGCTGGTGCtaggtgctggtgctggagctagGTGCTAGGTCCTGGTGCTAGGTGTTGGTGCTAGGTGCTGGTGGGGGCAGAGATCCTGTGGGGCCTCTCTCGGGGGGTTGCCTGCCAGGCCTGAGAACTGGCTGGCGCTCCTGGCCTTCAGGAGCCTCAGGCTCCAGTCCAGCCGTTCCCGGGGATCAGGCTATGCccaaggcagggcagggctgcccGTGTGCTGCTCCCTGGATTTGCACTCgggcagagcaggggaggaggcccCGCACTGGCCGCCAGGGTTCCAGGGGATGATCTAGGACAGGTGCAGGCCCTGGGAAGCAGGCGAGAGACACCCAGGTCTAGGCCTGCGGTCCTGTGTGCAAAGGTGAGTGTCCTGCACGGGAGGGGGGTAGGGAGGTTGGGCACGGGGGAAGCGCCCCGGGCCAGCTGGGGACAGAGTTGGGGAGGAGCGCAGGCCCCGCTCTGGTTCCCACTGGCTGGCTGGGTGATCCTCTGTGTCATCGGAGGGAGGCCCTGGCTGTGTGTGCAGGTTCGTGAACGGAGGGGCAGAGCAAGCCTGACTCACGGGGTGCTCACCTCAGCCCTGCTGGGGAAGGAGGGGTCTgccccgcccgagcccctccgcgCCCAGACCCAGGCCCGACCCCCTTGTCCTTGCTCCCACCCCTCGGCCTCCTTGATCATCCCAACACATGGGGCCCGCTGGCCTGGGCCCCACATCCCCGGCTCATCAGGGGTCCTGGGGGCGGCCTGCCTTTCGGGTCCGGCTCCGTCCCGCCCTGAGCGTGGTCCGTCCGTGGTGGGCGCCGCTAAGTGAGCCAGCGAGCGGGCAGGTGTCGAACCCCCGCGTGCGGGTGGCCAGCACTCACCCTTGATGCTGAAAGTGAAGAAGCCTTGTCTGCAGGCCCCAAGGTTTGGGGGGTGCCTCGGACAGAGCCCACCTTGCCCGTCCTGGTGCCCACCTTCACCCACAGCGGGGCCGGGCCCACGCCGCTCAGGCTGCGTTTTCGGGTCTGGAGTGGCCACTGTCTGCACTGACCCCGGCGCTTCCCTCTCTGGGCCACTTGTCCCCTTTGTGTGACCCCAGTGACCCCACAGCCGAGGGGTCCAGGCCTCGATTCCCGCGTCGCCCCCCCGCAAGGCTGAGACCccggggagaggtggggaggtgggaaggcagggcggggccgggggcgtgGGCAGGGAAGCACGGCGGGTGGCAGCGGTCTGGGCTTGTCCCGGCGCCTGGCTTCCTGGCCCTCCGAGTTCGGGAAGCAGAcagggtgcggggtgggggtgcccgTCCTCCCGGCCCCCAGCCCGGGGCGAGTTCTGCGGGCTCCAGGGACTGGGTGAGAGGGCTTGGGTTCTGGAGAGTGGCGGCTTTCTCCAGAGGACAGGAGAGGCCATGCGGCACAGAAGCGTCCGTCGGGCTCCACCTCACTCCCGGGGTGATGTGGGCGGGCGCCGGCAGGGCCCCCTTGGGACTCATTTCCTTCCCAGTAAAAGGATGTGGGAAGGGGTGCAACCTGGGAGGCCACGATGGCTACTCTGTCCCCTGAAATCTGCCTCCAAGGTCGGGCCAACCAGGTCaccccctgcaggaagccctccctgcctGCAGCCTTCCCAGGACTCCTGCTTCTCGAGAGCTCCTGCGTGGCAATCGCCCACTTTCTCCCCAAGTCAACTGCGTGGGGGCTGCCGTTGATGGTTCTGCTAGGAAGCCCCGGGACACGCAGCTCGCAGCTGGTGGGCAGCCCGCGCCCTCGCTGGCAGTCCCGTCAGAGGCCCGGGCTTGCTCCCCGCGGAGCCAGGAGCCAGCCGCCCCCTCTGCCTCGGGCGGTGCAGGTGCGCGGGCAGTGAAGCCTGCGGTGGCCGCGGGGACGGGACGGGTGTGCAGGGGTCTGCCCAGCAGCCTCACGTCAGAACGTCCAGCCCCGGTCGGCCCAACACCCCCGGACCCCTTAGCTCTACCAGGCCCGACAGGAAATCCAATCCCCCAAACCTGTTTTTCTAGTAGCTTCCATGCCCCTTGGCCTCAGTGAGTCACCCCTCCCCACCTaccatcccccaccccatgccagtCACAGCCCCGTCACTGAGCCCTATGTCCTGCATCCGACGTCCACCTGCCCGCCAAGGGCTGTGCCCAAGGAATTTGAGAAGGCCTCAGAGCTTCGAGGGAGGGCGCGGGGTCCCCCACGTTCCCTGCCTTGTCAAGAGAGACCCCAGCTACCCTAACTAAGGCCCAGGGAGCCGGGGACCAGCTCGTGGGATGGGCTCACGATGCTGACAGCCCTCGGGGGCTGCTGCTtgcacccctccctgcccacccccgggTCCTAGGAGAAACCCCACACCACCCCTCCACCGTCGGCCCGGGCCTACCAGGTCCAGTAGCATCTCTAGGGAGGGTGGCACCTGCCCGGACCCCCAGGACCGTGACACGGCCCACCTCACCCACTCAGGGGCCGGCCTGTCCAGGCCCCCCCAGTGGGGGAAGGGCCAAACCTCCCCGATCTCCCCGGCCTGAGGCCGTGGTGCTCCGGAGAGCTGTgggctggccctggccctgccctccctccagcccaggcCACCCTCCCTGCAACAGGCCCTGCCCCTCCAGGActtgcagggctgggggctctgcGCTCTGGCCCTACTCAGCGTGGCGGTCAGTGAGCCtggtggggcggggcaggggcaggggcaggggccgggacaggggcaggggcaggggcaggggctggggcaagggcaggggctggggcaagggcaggggctggggctggggcagggcagaggccgGCCTCTGTGGGGCCCAGCGACATGGCCCAGCAGGGTCCGCGGGGCACAGCAGAGCAGCagtgggggcccagggccagcAAGCCGACAGGGAAGGGagcgccccgcccctccgcgatGCCCCTGGTCCGGCGCTCACCTCTCTGCAGGCACGTCCAGCAGCCACACGCCTGGCCTGCTGCCTACCCCGCTCCAGGATGGTCTCTCCCTCCCCGGACTACGCTGAGGTCCCGACATCTCAGCAAGATGCCTTGATCCTGAGGGGGTCCTACCCCAGGGCTCCACGGGGGGGACCTAGCAATCCTGAGCCCCAAGCCCAGGAAGGCAAGGCCAGGGCCTACTCCCGCCTCGCTAGCCCCGTGGGCACAGCTCTGGGCACCCACAGGGCACCTGCGTGGGCTTGAGACTCTTATCTGAGGGTGAGAGGGGAAGGTCAGAGAGAAAGTGATCTAGGGCCGGACagacagccagagagagaggacGATGAGGCAGCGAGCGCAGAGCCAGCGAGGCCTCTGTCCACAGCCCGGAGACGGGGGAGGGCAGACCCCTGCCTCGGGGGACAGGCAGCCGGGGACCCAGGTCCCCCCGGGTGGCAGGGACAGGGGCAGTGGAGCGCTGGGTGGTGGGTGTGGGCCAGCCAGGGTGGGGCGCGTGGAATGCCGCTGCCTGGCTGgctgcccacctccacccctcccaccagctcctgccccagctatAAGGCCTCCagagaggaggggcccccactgCTCCCAGAGACGCCCCAAGATGAAGACGGCCCTGCTGCTCCTCGTTGCACTGGCTGTGGCCGCCGGGCCAGGTGGGTGAgggcccggggcggggtgggcagCGTGGACACGCACGGAGGCCTGGGGTACCTTCAGGCTCAGGGTATCCCGGACTCAGGGGATGCCACACTCAGAATTGGAAACAAAATGAACCCACATCTTAACTTAGTGGAATCAGACTTAAAGTATCGCGGATCCGGGGAGTCTTAGACTCGGTCCCGGGATCAGACacgcagagggggagagagaggcggGGAGCGGCTTGAGATGCCCCCACCCAGGAGAGCCAGCGCCCAGGCCATCCAGCCCTGACTCTCTGTCCCCGGGGAAGTCCCTCCTCCCGGGAGTGCAGTGTGGTCAAGCTGAGGCCCCCGGCCCTGACTTAGCCTCGGGTCCTCGTGACCATCGCTGCCCGGTGGGGACAGGCTCTGGGGAGGGGGACAGTAGTCCTGGGCTTCGAGCTGCTCTGTGTAAATCTCAGAGCTCTGTGATGCCCTGAGGGGGCCCCAGCGTACCCCACATCAGCCACCTTCCCACCAGTTCTCTAGACGCACAGGCACCTCCTCGAGGCAGGAGGGGCCCCAGGGTCCCAGCAGCCGAGGACTGTCCCCTCCTGAACTCCCGAGGCTGAGTGCAGGACAGGAACCCCAGCAGGGCCTGGAGCTCCGAGGCGCCCAGCCTCGGGGTGGGTGGGGTGGCAGAGGGCTCTGTCCAGACTGTGACCTCAGACCTCCCTGCACCCGCCGTCCCCCAGCCCGGGCTCTCCGCTGTCACGTCTGCTCCAGCTCTAGCAACTGTGAGAAACCCCAGAACTGTGCGGCCAACGCGCGCTACTGCAGGACCAGGACCAAGGGTGAGCGACGGGACCCGGGCCGGAAGGGGGCCTGCGGGACCCCCCAGGGCTCTGTCCAGGCGCCGCAGGGGACGGGGTGCCACGGCTGGGTGATTGGCGGGAGGACGTCGGGGATGGGTGGCTCACGGCGGTGATGGGGGCTGGGAACCAGGACTTGGGGTGCGGGGTGCTGACGGGGCCCGTCCGTCCCCAGTGGAGCCGCTGCTGGGGAACCTGGTGGAGAAGGACTGCGTGGAGGCGTGCACGCCCACCCACAGCCTGCAGGGCCAGGTGAGCAGCGGCGCGGCGGCCACCCAGTGCTGCCAGGACGACTTGTGCAACAGGAGTCTGCAAAGCAGCGCGCCCGCGCACACCCTGCTCCCCAGCACCGCCCTCGGCCTGGCGCTGGCCCTCAGCCTGCTCACCCTCCTCGTGGCCCCCAGCCTGTGACCCCCGGGCGAGGCCCCCATCCCTTTCCGGGGACCTCTATGTGCCCCGCCCGGGAGAGGCCCCACCAGGTGGTGAGGGGAGGTTCCGATGGATGTCCGGGTGGGGGCCCGCAGGGGAGCTGGTGACCCCGAGCCCCTCCCCCGAGACAAGAGGAAGCACTTCCCTGAGCAGCaggagggggcacagggggcGCTGGGCCTCTGCCATTCCGCCTTCACTCTGCttggtttccatttatttttctacttgaaCCTCCGCATAGGAATAAATGACTCAAAACCAGCGTGGCTGTGCCTGTGCTTCTccggggtgcggggaggggggacaCGCGGCCACATAGGCCCCCAGGTCCTGGAGCTTGTCACCCGGGGCCAGTCTTGGCATCGTGCGTGACCCCTGAAATGCCACCGTCCCTCTTCACCTTCAGAGGAGACACAACAGTCCCCGCAGCCGCGGAGCAGCGGGAGGCTCCTGGGAggcctgctgggagcccagggcagaaGGCTCGGGTGCTCCTTCTGCGCCCAGCCCGGAGGGTCAGGGACGCACGCGCCACCTCCGCCTGGGGACGTCGGCCCCAgggctgctgagccacctggacggGAGGGAAACATTCCTTGGCCCAACTGCCTGGGTTCTGGGTCCCTGCCTGGGTTCTGGGTCCCTGCCTGGGTTCTGGGCCCGCTGCCTGGATTCTGGGCAATTGGAATCATTGTGTCTGTGAGTGTCCAGCACCCAATTGATGCCAGACAAGGAGCCTTCCCTGCTCCTTGGAGGACCAGAGGCTCCTGGGGGCTCGCTCCTCCTCTGGGGCAGTCACGGCACTCTCAGGCCTCACGGCGGGTCAGACAAAGAGACCCGACTCAAGGGCCGGCAAGGAGGCAACCCGGCTGGTGCTTGGCTGAGGGGTGGCGGAGATGGGAGGCCCagccaggagcaggaggagccGGACCCCATATGGTCTGAGGACTCTGGTGAAAGGGAGGAGCTGCCTCCAGAGCTACCTGGCACCAGGGCCCAGCCTGCGTGCCCTCCCGGCAGCCCTGCGCACGGGCCCCCGTCTGACACACCTGTGACCCGGgtggctccccgcccccccccccccgcccccctcaatCTTTCCCCACAGCTTTTCACCATCTAACATACTCTGGTCTTAGTTTCATCAAGGGACACTCGAGGTACAATAAACTGTACGCACCTAAAGGGCACGAGGTGCTGGGCCGTCACGCGCCACAGGCCGTCCAAACCATCGCTGCACTCGAGGGACCGAGCGGGAGAACGGCTCCCCTCCACAGCTGCCCGCACCCCTGTACGggccctccagcctcccctgcGCACCCGCCCCAGGCGGCCACGGATCTGCTGTGTtccccgggcgggggggggggtgtctttgtGACCCCTCACACCCGGAAATCCCCAGCGCCGCGGGTCAGCCCAGAGCTTCCAGAATTCGACCAGATGGAATCGGACAGCAGGCCTTCTGCGGCGGCCATCCCCTCTCACTCGGCAGGGTCCTGGGGTGCAGCCCCGCTCCAGCGCGTCTGGGTCTCTCGCCCCTGGTGGGCCGGGGCCTGGTGGGCCGGCCACCGAGGGGTCCATCCACGCCTGTGCCCGGGCAGCCGGGAGGTTCTGGGCCTGAGCTCTCAGGGTGACGTTGCTATGACCATTCACATCCAGATGTTTCCTCTCCCTTGGATAAAACCCAGGAGTGGGGTGCACGGGGCAGATGACAGAGGGACCCCCCCCTCTGAGCGACCACCAGACTCCTATTCTCCGCATGCCCCGGCAGCGGAAGAGGGTTTCTGTCGCTTCACGTCCTCGCCGGCACTAGGTGTTGCCAGTCTTCAACTGGAGCCGTCCTGGTTTCGGGGGTCCTGGGGTCTCACTGCGGGGTTCGTTTGCCCCTAACTAACGCTGAGCATCTTCTCACATGCGTCTTCGCCGTCTGGGTATCTTCTTTGATAAACTGTTCAAATCCTCTTACTCCCTTGTTTCTTTTGGGTCGTTTGGCTGCTTATTATTTGTAAAAGTCATTCACATGTTTTCATTCATACAACTTCCAGATACatattttgcagatattttctcccgaTCTGGCTCGTCTGCTCATTTATATGACGCTGTTTTGTAAGAGCAAAAGTTATGCTGTGATGCAGTCCAGTTTATGGATTTCTTTTCGCATAGTCtgtttttagagaaatgtttgCCGTACCCACGGTCACTAGGGTTTCTTCTGGCGCCGCTCTTGGGTGGGTCTGTGGCCCACTGCGAGCTCGTCTGTGCGCACAGCGTGAGTCCCACACTGAGATTCCAGCGAGCTCGCATCTGGCTCACTGGcggaaaaaaatgttctttctccaTCGAAATGACTTAGCACCTGTGTCAAAAGTCAGCTGACCAAACACGTGGGGTCTGCTCTGGGCGCTAGTCCTGTCCGTTGGGTCTGTATGTCCATCTGACAGCCCTACCACAGTGTTGTGAGTAAATTAAGGCCTAAAATCAGGTTGTGTGAGACCTCTACCTTTTACCTTCTTTTCCAAAATGGTCTTAGCTATTTtagatcctttgcatttccatataaagttTAGACTTAGCCtgctaacttcttttttttttttttttaagattttatttatttattcatgagagacacagaaagagagaggcagagacacaggcagagagagaagtaggctccatgcagggagcctgacgggggactcgatcccaggaccccggggtcacacattgggccaaagacagacactcaaccgcggAGCCCCCGAGGTGCCCCAAGCTGctaatttcttcaagaaaaatgCCCTTAGGCTTTGGGCTGGGAATGCACCTAATCCAAAGTTGGTTCTGGATGGGTTCTCTCTCATTATTAAGTCTGCTCATCAGTGAGTAGGACATTCCGCTCCATCTGGTGAAGCCctttagaaatttatttcaggaatgtttggtggctttcatttttttaaaaatttttatttatttatgatagtcacacagagagagagagaggcagagacacaggcagagggagaagcaggctccatgcaccgggagcccgatgtgggattcgatcctgggtccccaggatcgcgccctgggccaaaggcaggtgccaaaccgctgcgccacccagggatcccttttttttttttaatttttttttaatttttatttacgtTTGGTGGCTTTCAAAGTGAAAGGTCTTGCACATCTTTTGTCAACATCATCCCCAAGTATTGCATGGGATGTTTCTTATAAATGGTCTTTTCCATTTTCAATTATCAGTTGTTGGTTGTaggaatatagaaatacaacacaTGTTTGCCAGTTAACCTtctatcctgcaaccttgctaaacCAACATAGTTCTAAGAGgctttcttgagggttttttttttttttttgtacattccCCGAAATTTTCTCTGTGAACAGTCTTGTCATCCGAAACCCAGAGGCAGTTTTACTTCCCTTCCaatctctgtgtcttttgtgtcCTTCTGTTCCTCTTTGCACAACGGGGCTCCCGGCAGGTGGCTGAGTAAGAACCATCAGAGCCTGCTCTGCTCCTGCTGGGGAGGGCCAGCGTTCAGGGTGTACCAACCGCCTGCATCCGCTGTAGGATTTCTGCAGATGCCTTCATCAGGCTCCTGTCCCTAGTCTGCTGAgagattggttggttggttggttggttggttggttggttggttggatcAGAAATTGATGTGAGATTTTTGTCaaacattttccccaaatctaTGCAGATAGTCGGCTTGTGCTATGGTGAATCACACTCGTTGATCTTCAAATGTCAAACCAGCGTTGTGCTTTGTcgttttatatttccttttctccatctttgGATTCATTTGCTGTATTTTTGTTCATGACTCTTACAGCTACGTCCGTGAGAGATGCTGGTCTGTCACGGATCCCTGTAATGTCTGTGTCTGGTTCTGGCCGTGGCGGGGAGGGCGGCCTCCCAACTTTAAATGCTTtgtaggagcgcctgggtggctctgtcggttaagcggctgccttctgctcaagtcacgCTCTCAGGTTTGTGGGATGGAGCGTGGggtcggggtccctgctcagcagggagtctgcttctccctcttcctctgcccctacccctcctCATGCACCTTCGCCCTCTCTCAAATATGTAAAGTCCTTACAAATAAgtacaatcaatcaatcaatgctTTGTAGAATTcactggagttttctttgtgggcaGATTTTTAgctacaaattcaatttcttcgAAAGACGGAGGGATAATCACTTATGTATGTCCGCGGAGTGAGCGCTGCTGGCCTGTGTGTGCGGGGCCCGGCCCAAGTCATCTACACTGTGGGACGCATTGGTGTAATGTTGTCACGACCTGTCCTGATGCCCCCTTTCTCACTCCTGCTTTGTGCTTTGTCCCAGCTCTTCTCTTTTGGATCAGTCTGCACAGGAGTTTAAAAATTGTATTGATGTTCTCAAAGGATCAGCTTTAGGTCTGATTGATCCTCCATGTTGCTTTTCTTTTGGTATTTCATGGCGGggtggttttgcttttatttttatcattcccTGTATTTTGCTTCCTTGGGGTTTGCTTTGCTCCTGTTCTAGTCTCGCTGTGTTGAGAGCTTTCTGGTTTTCTAATGTGAGTATTAACGCGGACGCACCCCCCTTCCGAACACTGCTTTAGCTGTGCCCACTAACTTTGCTGTGCTGCGTTTTCACTTTCATTGGGCTGGGGGTCCTAAGTTCCTCTCAAATTTCTCCTTTGACTCATAGGTTATTTAGAAATGCATTGCTCTGTGTCTAAATATCTGGGGGagcttacaaatatttttctgtttctggtttCTAATTTACTTCCGTTGTCGTCTAAGGAAACAATTCATATGATTTCCCTCCTTGTAAATGTACTGGGATTTGTCTTATGGCCCAGAGCACAGGCCATCTTGGGAAATGCTCTGCGCATTCAGACCCTCCACTGTGGCTGCTGCACTGGGTGGCCCGGGTTCCGGGGTTCCAGCCCTGGCCTCTCTGCGCCGCTAGCTGGCCCTGGCCGAGGGGCACACCTGGCGAGCCCTCAGGGCCCCGTCTCTGTCGCTGCTTCTCACACCTGCTGCGCAAGGTGCTCTGGCCcggttttcttcatatttcttgttGTTAGGGTTCATGGAGTTTCTGGGTTCCGTGTGTTTGTAGTGCTCAACAAATTCGGAAAGATTTGGCAATTATTTCTTGGGACGATGTTTTCCCTTCCTCGCCTCTCCTGGGACTGCAGGGACACGGCTGCACTGCTTCCTGCGGCACTGGAAGTCATCGTCACGTCCTGGCTAGCTCTGCCTGATGTCTC contains:
- the LY6D gene encoding lymphocyte antigen 6D, coding for MKTALLLLVALAVAAGPARALRCHVCSSSSNCEKPQNCAANARYCRTRTKVEPLLGNLVEKDCVEACTPTHSLQGQVSSGAAATQCCQDDLCNRSLQSSAPAHTLLPSTALGLALALSLLTLLVAPSL